The window catgcataacaacatcaaaacaacgaatcacacctcagatcaaaattaattaacttagaactttcaacttccaaaactcgtgccgaaacatatcaaatcaactcgtaatgaactcaaattttggacacaagtcccaaatgacataacgaagctattccaattctcggaacaacaatctgaacccgatatccacaaagtcaactttcgattaaacttatgaacttttaatTTTCGCCTATTAGTGGcaaatccttctagaaatatccaaatgcaaatatgggcatacgcccgagtccaaaatcaccattcggacctaacaaaaccatcaaaacttcgtttaggggtcaaattcacaaaaaatcaaacttaatcacctcttccaacttaaaacttcaatcatgaaattcattcttcaaAATCGATTctaaataacctgaaaatcaaaaccgacgattcacacaagtcataataacatcatacgaagctacttatgccctcaaactaccgagcgaagtgcaaatgctcgaaACGACCGCTCAGGTCGTTACAAAAACTGATTAAGTGCATATTTGAAGAATTATTATATTAAATTAACCGCAAATAAAAGAGAATAACAAACTTAAGGCACTAACTTTGTCAgattctcaaaaaaaaaagggggaagaagaataaacttccaaaaaaaaaaaaaaagaagagaaagaaaaggaaaggaacgAACTCTTATCCTAGTTATCCAAAAGTTCACGCTGAAGTTTCACTTACAGAGACTCCGAAAGACAATCAACAATCAgcgaaaaagaagaaagagtgtTTCTCTTTGCGTTCCAGAATGACGACAGCATTCTCGCATGCAACTCCAATCCGTTCGCTGTACCAAAAGCCCAATCCTCCCAAACCCCTCATTTGCTTTCAAGGTATCCATCTTTTTCCTCTTGTCTTTCTCTATGACACGCCGGTTGTAGCATTTCAACAAACACCTTGCAGATGATTTTCGCACTTCTGGTAATGGGGTTTCTTTGACGGCGTCTGTGAATTATGTGAGCATACGTGTCGGAGCAAGGAGATTGCAGCCTGTTAAGCTATCTTGGGTAAAGAGGCAAGTCCAATTCTATCTCTGCCGTTACgcctgtttttctttctttctatattTTGTATGTCAGTTGAAAATGTGAAGTACCTACTATACACCCTTAATTTATTATTGAATATTGGAATGCAACGGGTCCATATTTGGTGGAATGTATATTGAGGAGTTATATAGACGACACCAACTAGTTTGGATTTGAAGTGTATTAGTAACAATTTTTGTTGTCGTTGTTCTTGCTGGTGCTTGCATTTGTTTACCGTGTTGACCTGGTACAAATCCAGGATTTGAACTTTATTGGTTCATGTTCAAACTTCTACTGCAGCCATTTGATTTACTGAATTAGAAATCTATTATTTGTACCTATTTAGTGGATCTTTTAACACATTTGTATGGTCTGAGTCAAAGTTACCGGGTTTGGATGAAACCATAACTAGTACACTAAGTCCGCCCTGTTGTTGAGTCTCCATGTACATAACTTGGGCTTGATTTTTCAGAAGAGGAACTGTGAGGTGTGCAACCATTGAACAAATAGAAGCGGAAAAAGCTGCGATTGAGAAAGATGTGGTGGGTATAGTGATTTTTGTTTTCATTATGAAAAGCTATGGCAACTCATTTATTTTCCCTTTTCATATAACCCTTTTATTTTACTTCAGAAAGAAAGGATGGAAAAGACAATTGAAAATGTTAGGTCAAATTTCAATTCTATAAGGACGGGACGAGCTAGCCCAGCTATGCTAGATAAAATTGAGGTAAGACGTTTTGTAGTTTTTTCTTTTCAGATGACATTATGCTTCAATACTTATGATTAACATGACAAATTATTGAGAACCATCATATTTGATTCCGTAGAACATAATGGAGACCCCACccgtgggattatactgggtatgttgttgttgttgttttcgaACATAATGGAGGGCTTACAAAACCATTGAAATCCTATCAACATATTTATAACTTATAAATGAATTGAAAGTCATGTTATTGTAGGTGCCACATTGACATTGACATTATACAGCTAAGCGCATTCTGCAAATTTGTTAACTGACATGTTTTCCTGTAAATTTTTCTTCGGGTCTGCCTAGAGTAACAgttccttttgttttttcttgtcAATTGCACCATGTCCCTTCCCCTCtggtgtattatgactttcgAGTGATATATACATGTTCTTGCTTAGAGGCTGCTGCGTCTTTCTCATTACTTCACTGCAAGCCCCAAATATTTCCTTAGTATTTCTCATGTATTCATACTTCATAATAGTTATCTGGTTGTAGAAATGTGTTGTCTGAGATATGATAGGCAGTGACTTCTATGCTTCTTGGGTAATTTAATTCCAGTGGCAAAATATATCGCTTTGTTTCTTATATGCAAGATGTCTAAGtacaacttttcttttttttcattttaattgcTGATACAAGGTGGATTATTATGGCACTCCAGTCAGCTTGAAAAGCATAGCACAAATAAGCACTCCTGATTCAAGTTCTATCTTGGTGCAGCCCTATGACAAATCCAGGTTGAACTTCTGaaacaatttgaaaaaaaaaaagaaaaaagaaaattaccTCGGCTAATACTTTGGATGTGTGACCATTATCTCTTGCTTTCTTGATATTAATACTACTTGTAGATTCTTAGATGCATTTTGAAGTAGGGTGAGCAAAAGAGTGAGTTCTGGAATTTGGATGTAGCAAAAAATAGGATGTCAACTTCATCAGACTCATTGCCTTTGTATACTGTTTTTCTTGTATAATTTACACGATAACAAGTCATAGAAGTTGTTTCCATTTTTAAGCCTTAGGCTAATGAAAGTGTCCTCGTGAGAGATTTCTTAGAACCATTATGATCAACCAATGCATGTATTTGCTCTGCACTCAGCTTTACTTTTTGACTTAATTTTCAGTTTAAAAGCTATAGAGAAGGCTATTGTCGGCTCTGATCTTGGTATGACGCCAAATAATGATGGAGAAGTAATAAGAATGTCTGTACCCCAGTTGACATCCGACAGGAGGAAGGTATTAAGTTTTCCCGTGCTCAGTCAGATTTGTTTCTTCTAGATGCCAACTTTGAGCTTGAATTTAACTGTAGCCATTTATGATGTAACCCCCTATGCTATGGGTTGGATGGATATTATCTCCAATTTATTAACCCTGCTGTCG is drawn from Nicotiana tabacum cultivar K326 chromosome 22, ASM71507v2, whole genome shotgun sequence and contains these coding sequences:
- the LOC107825140 gene encoding ribosome-recycling factor, chloroplastic; translation: MTTAFSHATPIRSLYQKPNPPKPLICFQDDFRTSGNGVSLTASVNYVSIRVGARRLQPVKLSWVKRRGTVRCATIEQIEAEKAAIEKDVKERMEKTIENVRSNFNSIRTGRASPAMLDKIEVDYYGTPVSLKSIAQISTPDSSSILVQPYDKSSLKAIEKAIVGSDLGMTPNNDGEVIRMSVPQLTSDRRKELSKIVSKQAEEGKVALRNIRRDALKAYEKLEKEKKLSEDNVKDLSGDLQKVTDEYMKKIDTVFKQKEKELLTV